A single window of Debaryomyces hansenii CBS767 chromosome F complete sequence DNA harbors:
- a CDS encoding DEHA2F22044p (similar to CA4581|IPF2232 Candida albicans IPF2232), which yields MVASSLQIVVIGAGLIGPRHAQHVYQNPQTKLFGFVDPTPAGDAAAEKFKVRSFKSISEMIQNCNETNTPYPDGAIVCTPNSLHISVAAELASHGIHLLVEKPLSSSAEESKALEEYTKMKNVKLLVGHHRRFNPFIIETKKNLSKVGNIVAVQGVWTTRKADKYFDVSPWRTDITTGGGALLINMVHDIDLLQYLFGPVARVYAEPLTKERIQYPNADEGAALTLRFKNGVCGTFICSDSVTSPFNFEAGTGENPTIPFHEGLEGFYRIFGSEGTLSVPDLNLYHQKNIKIPEDKSWLSPVVKEALVSNREQALHSTLPFDFQLDHFIDVINNKQEPFCTAEDGMSALLCIDALIKSLKSGLPELVEDVNHILPNYDSLGLDEANPVLFKHN from the coding sequence ATGGTAGCCAGTTCATTACAAATAGTTGTTATTGGCGCAGGGCTTATTGGACCACGTCATGCCCAACATGTTTACCAGAATCCGCAAACCAAGCTCTTCGGATTCGTTGATCCAACTCCAGCTGGAGATGCTGcagctgaaaaattcaaagttCGTTCCTTTAAGTCCATTAGTGAGATGATTCAGAACTGTAACGAAACAAACACACCATATCCTGATGGAGCAATAGTATGTACTCCTAATTCGCTACACATTAGTGTTGCAGCAGAATTAGCATCTCACGGAATCCACTTGTTGGTAGAGAAGCCATTATCTTCAAGCGCAGAAGAATCAAAGGCATTGGAGGAATAtacgaagatgaagaatgtTAAGTTATTAGTTGGTCATCATAGAAGATTTAATCCTTTTATCATAGAAACtaagaagaatttgagTAAGGTTGGCAATATTGTCGCCGTTCAGGGGGTATGGACTACCCGTAAAGCTGATAAATACTTCGATGTTTCGCCATGGCGGACAGACATCACGACTGGTGGTGGtgcattattaattaacaTGGTAcatgatattgatttattacaGTACTTGTTTGGACCTGTAGCAAGAGTTTATGCAGAACCTTTAACGAAGGAAAGAATTCAATACCCAAATGCAGACGAAGGAGCTGCGTTAACTTTGAGATTTAAAAATGGTGTCTGTGGTACATTTATTTGTTCTGACAGTGTTACTTCCCCCTTCAATTTTGAGGCTGGCACCGGTGAAAATCCAACCATTCCATTCCATGAAGGATTAGAAGGATTCTACCGTATTTTCGGGTCAGAAGGCACACTCTCTGTACCAGATCTTAATTTATATCATCAGAAAAACATAAAAATACCAGAAGATAAGAGCTGGTTAAGTCCAGTAGTCAAAGAAGCCTTGGTTTCAAACCGTGAACAAGCGTTACATTCCACGTTACCATTCGATTTTCAGTTAGATCACTTCATTGATGTTATTAATAACAAGCAGGAGCCATTCTGTACGGCCGAGGATGGTATGTCTGCTTTGCTTTGTATTGATGCACTTATAAAATCCTTGAAATCAGGCTTACCTGAATTGGTGGAAGATGTAAATCACATCTTGCCAAATTATGATTCCTTGGGCTTAGATGAAGCGAATCCAGTCCTCTTTAAACATAATTAA
- a CDS encoding DEHA2F21978p (similar to uniprot|P36120 Saccharomyces cerevisiae YKR024C DBP7 Putative ATP-dependent RNA helicase of the DEAD-box family involved in ribosomal biogenesis) encodes MDEDDGLLLNFAAPSSSEPTGNKAKKSGNKVTGGRWKDRRKLQLSLQGRGRNQKKEKIVATGVNSTDIDNSRLDRAKESLDTAKEKPAQEKRRVPTNQDHLGPSSKRIKFKETSGEFGGKNSSYVSSLFTSNEASSTLTPTDTSAATTTYLPSNAPLKDATTFDGLGLNDKLATHLTESLRFKAPTKVQRSVIPSLIATQRDLFVKAQTGSGKTLSFLLPIFHKLMSEEKYKITRESGLFAIILVPTRELCTQIYGVLETLVRCHHHIVPGIVIGGEKKKSEKARLRKGVNILVATPGRLADHMENTTSLDVSQLRWLILDEGDRLTELGFEETITKITDNISKNSKISETIHKYQGLPTERVNVLCSATIQDNVKKLGNMILNNPETISVDSNKQIEGTLNFDDEEEQNNFDSNNSEGKRMSAPDQLIQKILVVPPKLRLVALSAMLKKLSKETNSLDDGVNRRTIVFFSCSDSLNFHFDVFTRNGNMFKKRKNRETDKFETVEVPYYSKYDNEDDNEEDKPSILTAPILGSNSCVYKLHGSLSQQQRATTLQAFIKEKNEGKNSAKHSILFCTDVASRGLDLPNISSVIEYDPPFSVEDHLHRIGRSARVGNEGSAVLFLLPGNEEGYVDGKIRVVHPKEDNLRIISYEDVLKEGFAEPEEDQEEKKASTKPDPKKRFGKWDIHATTWHLDVERWLLEDSTAHDRAVQAFTSHIRAYATHLSTERSFFNVKLLHLGHLAKSFGLRETPKKLGKSVGGNTGLQDVNNSKKIKKEDPRKKMLRMAKMAINSNSSEFNY; translated from the coding sequence ATGGACGAAGATGACGGGTTATTGTTGAACTTTGCTGCTCCTAGCAGTTCAGAACCAACAGGAAACAAGGCAAAAAAGTCTGGAAATAAAGTTACTGGTGGAAGATGGAAGGATCGTCGTAAGCTTCAATTATCTTTACAAGGAAGAGGTAGAAATCAgaaaaaagagaaaatagTGGCAACCGGAGTCAATAGTACCGATATCGACAATTCTAGATTGGATAGAGCAAAGGAGTCATTGGATACTGCTAAAGAAAAACCAGCACAAGAGAAAAGAAGAGTTCCAACGAATCAAGATCATTTAGGTCCATCATCGAAgagaataaaattcaaagaaacGTCGGGTGAATTTGGTGGAAAGAACAGCTCTTAtgtttcatcattatttacTTCTAACGAAGCCAGCTCTACTTTAACACCAACGGATACTTCTGCGGCAACCACTACGTATTTACCATCCAATGCACCATTGAAGGATGCAACAACTTTTGACGGTCTTGGGCTTAATGACAAATTGGCCACCCATTTAACAGAATCATTGCGTTTCAAAGCCCCAACCAAAGTACAAAGATCAGTCATTCCAAGCTTGATAGCAACTCAGAGAGATTTGTTTGTTAAGGCACAGACAGGTTCTGGTAAAACTTTATCATTCTTACtaccaatttttcacaaGTTAATGTCAGAAGAGAAGTACAAAATCACTCGTGAATCCGGATTGTTTGCAATTATTTTAGTTCCAACTAGAGAATTGTGTACTCAAATTTATGGTGTCTTAGAAACATTAGTTAGATGTCACCACCATATTGTACCAGGTATTGTTATTGGTggagaaaagaaaaaatctGAAAAGGCAAGGCTTAGAAAGGGTGTGAATATCTTGGTTGCAACTCCAGGGAGATTAGCAGACCATATGGAAAATACTACGTCTTTGGACGTAAGCCAATTGAGATGGTTGATTTTGGATGAAGGTGACAGATTGACAGAACTAGGTTTTGAAGAGACAATTACCAAAATTACTGACAATATTTCTAAAAACTCGAAGATATCTGAAACTATACACAAATATCAGGGATTACCAACCGAAAGAGTTAATGTTTTATGTTCTGCTACAATTCAAGATAATGTAAAGAAATTAGGTaatatgattttgaataatcctGAAACCATATCTGTTGATTCtaataaacaaattgaGGGAACTCTTAactttgatgatgaagaagaacaaaacAATTTCGATTCTAACAATTCAGAAGGAAAGAGAATGTCTGCACCagatcaattgattcaaaaaatcTTAGTTGTACCACCGAAATTGAGACTTGTCGCTCTCAGTGCaatgttgaagaagttaTCCAAGGAAACTAATAGCCTTGATGACGGGGTCAATAGGAGAACTATTGTCTTTTTTTCGTGTTCGGATTCTCTTAACTTCCATTTCGATGTGTTTACTAGAAATGGTAACATGTtcaaaaagagaaaaaatAGAGAGACTGATAAATTCGAGACAGTTGAAGTTCCATATTATTCTAAGTACGACAATGaggatgataatgaagaagataaaccAAGCATTTTAACTGCACCTATATTAGGATCAAACTCATGTGTATATAAACTTCATGGTTCTTTATCACAGCAACAGCGTGCAACCACATTACAAGCGttcatcaaagaaaaaaacGAAGGCAAAAATTCAGCTAAACATTCCATCTTGTTCTGTACTGATGTCGCTTCTCGTGGTTTGGATTTACCAAACATTTCCAGCGTTATTGAGTATGACCCACCTTTCAGTGTTGAAGATCATTTGCATAGAATTGGGAGATCTGCGAGAGTTGGTAATGAAGGTAGTGCTGTTTTATTCTTGTTACCTGGGAATGAAGAAGGTTATGTTGATGGAAAAATCAGAGTAGTTCATCCAAAAGAGGATAACCTTAGAATTATCAGCTATGAAGACGTTTTAAAAGAAGGTTTTGCTGAACCTGAAGAAgaccaagaagaaaagaaggcATCAACCAAACCTGACCCTAAGAAGAGATTTGGTAAATGGGATATTCATGCTACTACATGGCATTTAGATGTTGAAAGATGGTTATTGGAAGATAGTACCGCTCACGACAGGGCGGTCCAAGCATTTACTTCACATATTAGAGCATATGCTACTCATTTATCTACAGAGAGGAGTTTCTTTAATGTAAAACTATTACATTTAGGTCATTTGGCTAAGAGTTTTGGGTTGAGAGAAACTCCTAAGAAGTTAGGTAAATCTGTAGGAGGTAATACAGGACTCCAAGATGTGAATAATAGTaaaaagataaagaaagaGGATCCAAGGAAAAAAATGTTAAGAATGGCAAAGATGGCCATTAATTCGAACAGTAGTGAATTTAACTATTAG
- a CDS encoding DEHA2F22022p (some similarities with uniprot|Q92328 Saccharomyces cerevisiae YOL009C MDM12 Required for normal mitochondrial morphology and distribution), which yields MNYSSQKPSTLACRLHKKPIDDPFLMSFDINWSELVSDESLNESIKEFLDNQFQSISLPSFIDNLSVSDFSLGNSPPEITIRHIGDPFDDFYEDEGDDDEKERKNVYMQQGVSEDTNSSDDDEDDEYDGDRSNDLSIITEDPNIHTFTSEADRSRLASPPRPPLTDLRRSRASSDPFSLIMGNNNLNYMHNYNMNYVGLGNLNATGTHTGTDTPTNILNQNPYATLKSNPSSYYKNKDPSKFSGSDTHKNGFRLTSKEPCSTRGENDIQLIAEVKYNGDLHLELTVNLLVNYPSPNFISLPIKLHVTDLVIHSIITIAYLKNSVFFSFLCDVNDINSDYFTSSTQNSTPEHMGATNTGGNFVDYVSGPINRERIDIIKKVKIESEIGEAEQNALRNVGKVERFLVEQLRNIIRDEFAWPSWVCFDLNEDDDDESDDQEEN from the coding sequence aTGAACTATTCAAGTCAAAAACCATCAACATTAGCATGTAGATTGCATAAGAAGCCAATAGATGATCCTTTTTTAATGTCATTTGATATCAATTGGTCGGAGCTTGTTTCAGATGAGTCGTTGAATGAATCAATCAAGGAATTCCTtgataatcaatttcagaGTATATCGCTACCATCGTTTATTGACAATTTGTCGGTGTCAGATTTCAGTCTTGGAAACTCACCTCCAGAAATCACTATTCGACACATAGGAGACCCGTTCGACGATTTTTATGAAGATGAAGGagacgatgatgaaaagGAAAGGAAAAACGTTTATATGCAGCAAGGAGTCTCGGAAGATACTAATTCCAGTGACGACGATGAGGATGACGAATACGACGGAGACAGAAGtaatgatttatcaataattacAGAAGATCCGAATATACATACCTTCACCAGTGAGGCTGATAGATCGAGGCTTGCTAGCCCTCCACGACCTCCTCTTACAGATCTTAGGAGATCTCGTGCTTCCCTGGACCCGTTCTCCTTGATTATGGGGAATAATAATCTAAACTACATGcataattataatatgaATTATGTTGGTCTTGGTAATCTCAATGCCACTGGAACACACACAGGTACGGATACACCAACAAATATACTTAACCAAAACCCTTACGCCACCCTTAAAAGTAACCCATCTTCGTACTACAAGAATAAAGATCCGTCAAAGTTCTCAGGTAGCGACACTCACAAGAATGGATTCAGACTCACATCGAAAGAACCCTGCTCCACTAGAGgagaaaatgatattcaattaattgcCGAAGTCAAGTATAATGGTGATTTGCATTTGGAGCTAACAGTTAATTTATTGGTTAACTACCCGTCTCCTAACTTTATTTCATTGCCAATCAAACTACATGTAACAGATTTAGTGATACATTCAATTATCACCATAGcatatttgaagaactCTGTGTTCTTCTCATTTCTCTGTGACgttaatgatataaattcAGATTACTTCACATCAAGCACTCAGAACTCAACTCCAGAACATATGGGGGCCACCAATACTGGAGGAAATTTTGTAGATTATGTCTCTGGACCAATAAATAGAGAAAGGATTGACATTATCAAAAAGGTGAAAATTGAATCCGAAATAGGTGAAGCAGAACAAAATGCTTTGCGTAACGTTGGTAAAGTGGAAAGATTTTTGGTTGAACAAttgagaaatataataagaGACGAATTTGCATGGCCCAGCTGGGTCTGTTTTGACTTGAATGAggatgacgatgacgaaAGTGATGATCAAGAggaaaattaa
- a CDS encoding DEHA2F22066p (highly similar to CA4580|IPF2233 Candida albicans IPF2233) — MSKFILPNTLRELRFHLSQTGEASIPLRKFLTANYPSLKTQSNYKLPILIRESYGIPPSITARFEKGMEIKNNVEGLDEKGIEGIFKDLLKN; from the coding sequence ATGTCTAAGTTTATCTTACCAAATACTTTGAGGGAATTAAGATTTCACTTATCCCAAACTGGTGAAGCTTCCATACcattaagaaaatttttaacCGCCAATTATCCATCATTAAAGACTCAACTGAACTACAAGTTGCCAATTTTAATTAGAGAATCTTACGGTATTCCACCAAGTATAACTGCTAGATTCGAAAAAGGTAtggaaataaaaaataacGTCGAAGGATTAGACGAAAAGGGAATCGAAGGTATcttcaaagatttattgaagaattaa
- a CDS encoding DEHA2F22000p (similar to uniprot|Q06151 Saccharomyces cerevisiae YLR270W DCS1 Non-essential hydrolase involved in mRNA decapping), with product MTTFFHEYTSCKVNNMTANVSELVSQFKFSKLLKTDPQTKSIVLLGKINSDDAIISIEKSHFITDESNVKVNELVEDLQIINHNDIYYWSSALITQSLPDLPSGKLNIIYPATETHIKKYGQQNLHYVLETPETYEKFVKPYIESMKGDRIKWVYNILFEGKESETFIYHDKDLQEGFVLLPDMKWDKINMDSLYLCCIVNRTDISSVRDLNASHLSFLINIQNKIRKIASKTFPIKSDELRIFIHYQPSYYHFHIHIVNVKHPGLGDGIAVGKAILLDDVIENIRLKNDYYMQCNLGYLIGENHGLWSDKGFREAHYTQLKDNGLI from the coding sequence ATGACAACTTTTTTTCACGAATATACTTCTTGTAAGGTTAACAATATGACTGCTAATGTTTCAGAGCTAGTAAGtcaattcaaattctctAAGTTATTGAAGACTGATCCCCAAACCAAATCAATTGTGTTACTTGGTAAAATCAATTCCGATGATGctattatttctattgAGAAGTCACATTTTATCACCGATGAGTCTAATGTTAAAGTTAATGAGTTGGTAGAGGatttgcaaataataaatcataatGATATATACTACTGGTCACTGGCTTTGATTACACAATCTTTACCTGATTTACCGTCAGGCAAACTCAACATCATATATCCAGCGACTGAAACCCACATCAAGAAGTACGGGCAGCAAAATCTCCATTATGTATTGGAAACGCCAGAAACATATGAAAAGTTCGTCAAGCCTTATATAGAATCAATGAAAGGTGATAGAATCAAATGGGtctataatattttgtttgaaGGGAAAGAGTCAGAAACATTCATATACCACGATAAGGACCTACAGGAAGGATTTGTACTTTTGCCAGATATGAAGTGggataaaatcaatatgGACTCCTTGTATCTTTGTTGCATAGTCAATAGAactgatatttcttctgttaGAGATTTAAACGCTTCACACCtttcatttttgataaacaTTCAGAATAAAATACGAAAGATCGCTAGCAAAACATTCCCAATTAAGTCCGATGaattaagaatatttatcCATTATCAACCATCctattatcattttcacaTACATATTGTAAATGTTAAACACCCAGGTTTAGGTGATGGAATTGCAGTGGGTAAAGCAATTTTGTTGGATGATGTTATCGAAAACATCAGGCttaaaaatgattattACATGCAATGTAATCTTGGTTATTTGATTGGAGAGAATCATGGATTATGGAGTGATAAAGGATTTAGAGAAGCACATTATACGCAGCTTAAAGATAATGGATTGATTTAA
- a CDS encoding DEHA2F22088p (highly similar to CA4579|IPF2234 Candida albicans IPF2234), whose protein sequence is MKFEILLGLIISTIYMLIIRRMSTKNISSISNGINVASGAAHAATQKNPHPFPTYFVSHGGPTFMYEDDAFGNKGAWNLLKKLGTQIKKEWKPDYIIVVSAHWQSSGRKLVEVSVPKSGKENPLIYDFYGFPDHMYKEEFHTNNNLAVAQEIKQELEKGGFHSELTERGIDHGVWVPLKVAFSDYNTLSKEQPVVKGLDLPETSLIQVSLTGDEKDFDSHHKLGQVLSKFRENLIWDESQQRYLKGMVICSGMSVHNLRDLSSFRVPGKVMPYTKSFNQLLTKSITNTDNVLENLKGLQTNYPKLLFSAHPTLEHFVPIVVASGIVDGKEEPIKELYNDNVASLGWGIYQFGNNYSA, encoded by the coding sequence ATGAAGTTTGAAATTCTATTAGGGTTAATCATTTCAACCATATATATGCtaattattagaagaatgTCTACTAAGAATATCAGTTCGATCAGTAACGGGATCAATGTTGCTAGCGGAGCGGCGCATGCTGCAACGCAAAAAAACCCACATCCATTTCCAACATATTTTGTCAGCCATGGAGGACCTACGTTTATGTACGAGGATGATGCTTTTGGGAACAAGGGTGCATGGAACCTTCTTAAGAAGCTTGGGACGCAGATCAAGAAGGAATGGAAACCGgattatataattgttGTTTCAGCACATTGGCAGTCGAGTGGTCGTAAGTTGGTAGAGGTTAGTGTTCCGAAGTCAGGGAAGGAAAATCCACTTATATACGATTTCTATGGGTTCCCAGACCATATGTACAAGGAAGAATTTCATACGAACAACAATTTAGCAGTTGCACAAGAAATCAAGCAAGAGCTTGAGAAAGGAGGTTTCCATAGTGAGCTCACCGAACGTGGAATTGACCACGGGGTGTGGGTGCCGTTGAAGGTTGCATTCCTGGACTATAATACGTTGTCGAAGGAACAGCCAGTAGTGAAGGGCTTGGACTTACCGGAaacttctttaattcaagTTTCTTTAACTGGTGACGAAAAGGATTTTGATTCGCATCACAAGTTAGGTCAGGTATTGTCGAAGTTCAGAGAGAATTTGATATGGGATGAGAGTCAGCAAAGGTATCTTAAAGGAATGGTTATCTGCTCGGGAATGTCTGTCCACAACTTGAGAGATCTCTCTTCGTTTAGAGTACCAGGAAAGGTTATGCCATATACTAAGCTGTTCAATCAATTATTAACTAAATCGATTACCAATACAGACAATGTCttggaaaatttgaaagGCTTGCAAACCAACTACcctaaattattattccTGGCCCATCCTACATTAGAGCATTTTGTACCGATTGTGGTTGCTAGTGGTATTGTTGACGGAAAGGAAGAACCAATCAAGGAATTATATAATGACAATGTTGCTAGTTTAGGTTGGggtatttatcaatttggTAACAACTATTCTGCTTAA